The Chrysemys picta bellii isolate R12L10 chromosome 12, ASM1138683v2, whole genome shotgun sequence genome has a segment encoding these proteins:
- the LOC101933768 gene encoding zinc finger protein 239-like, whose product MPVTFEEVAVYFTAGQGALLDPGQRALYRDVIQENYETVILLGLPIPKPALIAQLKRGEEPWVPDLQDSKESKNPRGTRTDKPYKCLGKCFSVSSALIVHQRTHTGEKPYNCLDCGKSFSLHSRLINHRRVHTGERPYKCLDCGKSFSQRLHLNSHGKIHMGEGPYKCLDCGKRFSGPSGLIAHQRTHTGERPYKCLYCGKSFSQRSSLITHGRIHTGEGPYKCLECGKSFIRPSALIVHQRTHTGEKPYTCLYCGKSFSQCSHLTSHGRIHTGEGPHKCLECGKSFSAPSALITHQRTHTGEKPYKCLDCDKSFSQSSNLTAHRRLHMGEKPCTCLDCGEKIQWT is encoded by the exons ATGCCGGTGACCtttgaggaggtggctgtgtatttcaccgcagggcagggggctctgctggaccccggtcagagagccctctacagggacgtcatacAGGAGAATTATGAAACTGTGATCTTGCTGG GACTCCCCATTCCCAAACCTGCCCTGATTGCCCAGCTCAAAAGAGGGGAAGAGCCAtgggtcccggatctccaggACTCCAAGGAAAGTAAGAACCCAAGAGGCACCCGCACAG acaaaccctataaatgccttgGGAAATGTTTCAGTGTATCATCAGCCCTTATTGTACATCAGAGaactcacacaggagagaaaccctataactgcttggactgtgggaaaagcttcagtctgCACTCAAGACTTATAAACCATAGGagagtccacacaggagagagaccctataaatgcctggattgtgggaaaagtttcagtcagCGCTTACATCTTAATAGCCATGGGAAAATCCACATGGGAGAGGGACCGTATAAATGCTTAGACTGTGGTAAACGTTTCAGCGGACCATCAGGCCTTATTGCACATCAGAggacccacacaggagagagaccctataaatgcttgtactgtgggaaaagcttcagtcaacGCTCAAGCCTTATTACCCATGggagaatccacactggagagggaccatataaatgccttgagtgtgggaaaagtttcattagACCATCAGCCCTTATTGtacatcagagaacccacacaggagagaaaccctacacaTGCTtgtactgtgggaaaagttttagtcAGTGCTCACATCTTACTAGCCatgggagaatccacacgggagagggACCAcataaatgccttgagtgtgggaaaagtttcagtgcACCGTCAGCCCTTATTacacatcagagaacccacacgggAGAAAAACCttataaatgcttggactgtgataaaagcttcagtcagagctcaAATCTTACTGCCCATCGTAGACTGCATATGGGAGAGAAACCCTGTacatgcttggactgtggggaaaaaattcagTGGACATGA